One region of Chitinophaga varians genomic DNA includes:
- a CDS encoding prolyl oligopeptidase family serine peptidase produces MKALLLAVKKNIICAIFILYLLLMYSFLYAQKKTLDINDLESWVSVRRGTLSANGKYTAFYKGDTNLVVKNVQSSWNKELNNPLRFLFTSDSKFLVCQHVGGRISIVSLGKDRIDEVSSVRKFFVMQSEGKEYILYLRTDGQFVVAHLDGDLMWKVDNVSDFWVQKDRGYIFYKSRSDSGYFELKKMVLNGRDPFILYRGNEPVSVALDNSGSKIAFLVISAGEKSLWYYSDSISAKAVKKDLDLKLDGYDIGGLDEFSEDGNLVFGWVKDKPNLNESNKSKTLVYSFASPRLSVPDYSGRANKYLAVWNLKDERFFKVQNRGEMLYFKAKNNMALLRYSGGDVGEWNWNGNARSSCVLVDLKNGLRSEITNGPNLDARSYILSPMGKWIVYYDSDSSDYFSYHVGSGERRRLTRNVDAVWTSYDNDDIPSAKYYNIGIGGFSSDESKLYLYDQYDIFVVDLKGDNEPFCLTGGYGRRNNIVFRFAFPPNNQKNKKVILTAFSRKTKEDGFYSIEESKRGEVKKLVMDAAIFTGPEESKYVDRLLPVKADSASVYLVRKMNATSSPNFYVTRDFVNFESISNVYPEKKYNWLTSELVRFKTLDGKDADGILFKPENFDPNKKYPLIFYYYEKISETLHFYWTPGPCEGPINIPYFVSNGYLVFVPDIHFTIGYPGRSSFSTIMGAADKLVKLSYVDSTKMGLQGHSFGGFQTNYIVTHTQRFAAACSAAGFTNFVSAYGSIIGNGYSRQGQFELSRDRIGATLWERPDLYLENSPVMRVNQVSTPMLIMHNNGDDDVLVTQGVEFFTGLRRLGKISYWLQYEGARHSVYGNSALDYSAKMMGFFNYYLKGEKIPSWMCNKSPNILSVNKLLK; encoded by the coding sequence ATGAAGGCTCTACTTTTGGCAGTGAAAAAAAATATCATATGTGCAATATTTATATTGTATCTGTTGCTTATGTATTCTTTTTTATATGCGCAAAAAAAAACATTAGATATTAATGATTTAGAGAGCTGGGTTTCTGTTCGACGTGGCACCCTTTCAGCGAATGGGAAATATACAGCATTTTATAAAGGTGATACTAACTTAGTGGTTAAAAATGTTCAGAGTTCTTGGAACAAGGAGTTGAATAATCCATTACGATTTCTGTTTACTAGTGATAGCAAGTTTTTAGTATGTCAGCATGTTGGTGGCAGAATATCCATAGTCTCATTGGGTAAAGATAGAATAGATGAAGTGTCTAGTGTGAGGAAGTTTTTTGTAATGCAGTCGGAGGGAAAGGAATATATTCTTTATCTACGTACTGATGGGCAATTTGTTGTTGCCCATTTGGATGGCGATTTAATGTGGAAGGTAGATAATGTATCCGACTTCTGGGTTCAAAAGGATAGAGGATACATATTTTACAAAAGTAGGTCTGATTCCGGCTACTTCGAGTTGAAAAAAATGGTTTTGAATGGAAGGGATCCATTTATTTTGTATCGTGGAAATGAACCGGTTAGTGTGGCATTAGATAATAGTGGATCCAAAATCGCTTTTCTTGTCATTAGTGCTGGTGAAAAGTCTCTCTGGTATTATAGTGATTCCATTTCTGCCAAAGCTGTTAAAAAGGATTTGGATTTAAAGCTGGATGGCTATGATATTGGAGGATTAGATGAGTTCAGTGAAGACGGGAATCTTGTATTTGGATGGGTGAAAGATAAACCTAATCTGAATGAGTCAAACAAGAGTAAGACCCTTGTTTATTCGTTTGCATCCCCGCGTCTGAGTGTGCCGGACTATAGTGGTCGGGCAAATAAATATTTGGCTGTATGGAATTTGAAGGATGAACGTTTTTTTAAAGTACAAAATAGAGGGGAGATGCTATACTTTAAAGCGAAAAATAATATGGCTTTGTTGCGATATTCAGGTGGTGATGTAGGGGAGTGGAATTGGAACGGAAATGCCCGATCATCTTGTGTTTTGGTGGATTTGAAGAATGGACTTAGGAGCGAAATTACTAATGGACCTAATTTAGACGCGAGATCATATATTCTCTCTCCTATGGGGAAATGGATCGTGTATTACGATTCTGATAGTAGTGATTATTTTAGTTATCATGTCGGAAGTGGAGAAAGAAGGCGGCTTACCCGAAATGTCGATGCTGTGTGGACTTCATACGATAATGATGACATACCTTCCGCAAAGTATTATAATATCGGAATTGGTGGATTTAGTTCAGATGAGAGTAAACTATATTTATATGACCAATATGATATTTTCGTTGTAGATCTTAAAGGAGATAATGAACCATTTTGTTTAACAGGAGGATACGGGCGGAGGAACAACATTGTTTTTCGATTTGCCTTTCCTCCTAACAACCAGAAGAATAAGAAGGTCATTTTGACAGCCTTCAGCAGAAAGACGAAAGAAGATGGTTTTTATTCTATAGAAGAATCTAAGCGCGGTGAAGTAAAAAAACTTGTGATGGATGCGGCAATTTTTACTGGGCCAGAGGAAAGTAAGTATGTCGATAGGTTACTTCCAGTTAAAGCTGATAGTGCTTCGGTCTATCTTGTAAGGAAAATGAATGCTACAAGTTCCCCCAATTTCTATGTAACCCGGGACTTTGTTAACTTTGAATCTATTAGTAATGTTTATCCTGAAAAGAAATATAATTGGCTTACAAGTGAGTTAGTTCGCTTCAAGACACTAGATGGTAAAGATGCTGATGGCATATTGTTTAAACCCGAAAATTTCGATCCAAATAAGAAGTATCCTTTGATTTTTTATTATTATGAAAAGATAAGTGAAACATTACATTTTTATTGGACGCCTGGCCCTTGTGAGGGACCGATTAATATCCCATATTTTGTCAGCAATGGGTATCTGGTGTTTGTTCCTGATATTCACTTTACTATTGGATATCCTGGGAGAAGCTCTTTTAGCACAATTATGGGAGCAGCTGATAAGCTTGTCAAATTGTCTTATGTTGACTCTACAAAAATGGGACTACAAGGACACAGTTTTGGTGGATTTCAAACGAATTACATTGTTACGCATACTCAACGATTTGCAGCGGCATGTTCTGCTGCTGGATTTACTAACTTCGTGAGTGCATACGGGTCAATTATTGGCAATGGATATTCTAGACAGGGGCAGTTTGAATTGAGTCGCGATCGGATAGGGGCTACCTTATGGGAAAGGCCGGACCTTTATTTGGAAAACTCCCCAGTCATGCGGGTAAATCAGGTATCGACACCTATGTTAATAATGCATAATAACGGCGATGATGATGTTCTTGTAACACAAGGGGTGGAGTTTTTTACAGGATTAAGACGTTTGGGAAAGATTTCATATTGGCTTCAGTATGAAGGGGCAAGACACTCGGTATATGGTAATTCTGCTCTCGATTATAGTGCAAAGATGATGGGGTTTTTTAACTATTATCTGAAAGGTGAAAAAATTCCCAGTTGGATGTGTAATAAATCACCAAATATTTTGAGTGTAAACAAGTTATTGAAATAG
- a CDS encoding alpha/beta hydrolase family protein, with product MFKVVIILLTAIIFSCKAFSQKISLGLEEGDTWDYVDNGIISDDGLYACYQVRNHINDEGSLIIVSTDGATRRSFSNLRNPLFSDKGNWLAGIRKDTLVLINLRDRKCNTVEIASVNEYSFFTQFNKDYLICFSQEENMLRLMGADGDILEKYDSVVLFKLSPDKKKLFIKKRGYDKNNMKVLCVELDKLTCKTIFIGGDVDFFTFDRSGKQLAFISQDRVGKSIWYFSDSMFVAKELVNSRTNGLVDQTDISPNDYWGFSRDGTMLFFSQTKFHRASMDLSNPEIWSFEDLYLLSFFKGKANDYIPNFGKRTYLSAVLIKGEKVLRLVEDSEVLEPISFINTKGKYFVFTRDRKIDEGGECIRYNYGVGNSCSGEKIIIDSSNIPLISTFVFSPDDRYLVYYKAEDRQFYSFDFLKGRKTSISKDLSCELLDVGKLSYPNYAQYAGKIVGWDMRRKRVLVSDSYDIWSLPLDGEGEPKNLTAGRGRKDSVVFLPIVENVEVGGGHYHRDVNDIILKAFSYKSKDFGFYNLSINGRFNLCKLSMGPISVGTGMYKYKIDKARLVESKKEKGFLLRIEKYDDAPNYFFSKDLKNFVRLSNVQPQVGRNWLTAELHTYFDSDGLECQGILYKPENFKSSMRYPIVFNYYEIKSNEINSFPPVVLNGADIDIAYLVSNNYLVFIPDIRSRPGEAGSGLIRSITAALSHLKQFGWIDFNRIAMTGHSFGGWETNYVISHISCHIAAAISAAANSDMVSYSFSLAANGDDRFSYSQLGPFKIGESFADRPDLYLSLSPLYVAKDIRTPILLMHNENDTQIDFSQSLSLFILLRELRKPVWLLSYKGEGHVLTKKMNIIDYKKKMYSFLGYFLKDDNKPEWMKRHVGIDD from the coding sequence ATGTTTAAGGTAGTTATCATATTATTGACAGCGATTATATTCTCTTGTAAAGCCTTCTCCCAAAAGATTTCGTTGGGATTGGAGGAGGGGGATACGTGGGATTATGTTGATAATGGTATAATCAGTGATGATGGCTTGTATGCCTGTTATCAAGTTAGAAATCATATTAATGATGAAGGATCGCTCATTATAGTTTCCACCGATGGAGCGACAAGGCGTTCGTTTAGCAATCTTCGAAATCCTCTTTTTTCAGATAAAGGAAATTGGCTAGCTGGTATAAGGAAAGATACGTTGGTTCTGATAAATTTAAGAGACAGAAAATGCAATACTGTTGAGATTGCTAGTGTAAATGAATATTCGTTTTTTACCCAATTTAACAAGGATTACCTTATATGTTTTTCTCAGGAAGAAAACATGTTGCGCTTGATGGGAGCTGATGGCGATATCTTGGAAAAGTATGATTCGGTAGTGCTATTTAAGCTTAGCCCTGACAAAAAAAAACTCTTTATAAAAAAGCGTGGATATGATAAGAACAACATGAAAGTACTTTGTGTTGAACTAGATAAATTGACATGTAAGACCATTTTTATTGGTGGTGACGTGGATTTTTTTACGTTTGATCGATCTGGAAAGCAATTGGCATTTATTAGCCAAGATAGAGTCGGTAAGAGTATATGGTATTTTTCAGATAGCATGTTTGTTGCTAAAGAATTAGTTAATAGTAGGACGAATGGCTTAGTGGACCAGACAGATATTTCCCCCAATGATTATTGGGGATTTAGTAGAGACGGGACAATGCTTTTTTTTTCGCAAACAAAATTTCATAGAGCCTCAATGGATCTATCTAATCCTGAGATATGGAGTTTTGAGGATTTGTACTTGTTGAGTTTTTTTAAAGGAAAGGCAAATGACTATATTCCAAATTTTGGGAAAAGAACTTATCTCTCTGCAGTTCTTATAAAAGGCGAAAAAGTACTACGGCTGGTTGAAGACAGTGAAGTACTTGAACCGATAAGTTTTATCAATACAAAAGGTAAATATTTTGTGTTCACGAGAGATAGGAAAATAGACGAAGGTGGAGAATGTATCAGATATAACTATGGAGTTGGTAATAGTTGTTCTGGGGAGAAGATTATTATTGACAGTAGTAATATACCTTTGATAAGTACGTTTGTTTTTTCTCCTGATGATAGATATTTGGTCTATTATAAAGCTGAAGATAGACAGTTTTATTCATTTGATTTTTTAAAAGGAAGAAAAACTTCGATTAGTAAAGATCTGTCCTGTGAGTTATTGGACGTTGGGAAGTTGAGTTATCCAAATTATGCACAGTATGCGGGAAAGATTGTAGGATGGGATATGAGAAGAAAGCGTGTGTTGGTGAGCGATTCGTATGATATTTGGAGTTTACCACTTGATGGAGAAGGAGAACCCAAGAATTTGACTGCAGGGAGAGGAAGAAAAGATTCTGTAGTATTTTTGCCAATTGTTGAAAATGTTGAGGTGGGCGGGGGGCACTATCATCGGGATGTTAATGACATTATTTTAAAAGCATTTAGTTATAAAAGTAAAGATTTTGGTTTTTATAACCTTAGTATAAATGGTCGTTTCAACCTCTGTAAGTTGTCAATGGGCCCAATCTCCGTGGGCACTGGGATGTACAAATACAAAATAGATAAAGCCCGGTTGGTAGAGTCAAAAAAGGAAAAAGGTTTTTTACTCAGGATTGAAAAATATGACGATGCTCCCAATTACTTTTTTAGCAAAGATCTGAAGAATTTTGTTCGTCTTTCAAATGTTCAACCACAGGTTGGTAGGAATTGGTTGACTGCGGAGCTGCATACGTATTTTGATAGCGATGGACTTGAGTGTCAAGGGATTTTATATAAGCCGGAAAATTTCAAATCTTCTATGCGGTATCCAATTGTCTTTAATTATTACGAAATAAAAAGTAATGAAATTAATTCCTTTCCACCCGTAGTTTTAAATGGGGCTGATATAGATATAGCATACCTCGTGAGCAATAACTATCTTGTGTTTATTCCTGATATTCGCTCCCGACCGGGGGAGGCTGGATCGGGATTGATACGCTCCATTACAGCAGCGCTCTCTCATTTGAAGCAGTTTGGCTGGATTGATTTTAATAGGATCGCGATGACCGGTCATAGTTTTGGTGGTTGGGAGACAAATTATGTTATTTCCCATATCAGTTGTCATATTGCTGCCGCTATTTCTGCGGCAGCTAATAGTGATATGGTCTCTTATTCGTTTTCATTGGCAGCAAACGGTGATGATAGATTTTCTTATTCTCAGCTTGGCCCCTTTAAGATAGGCGAATCATTTGCTGATCGTCCTGATTTATATTTGTCTCTCTCCCCTCTTTATGTGGCCAAAGACATCAGAACACCTATTTTGCTGATGCATAATGAAAATGATACGCAGATTGACTTTAGCCAAAGCCTGAGTTTGTTCATCTTACTTAGAGAGTTAAGAAAGCCTGTTTGGTTATTATCTTACAAAGGGGAAGGCCATGTATTAACAAAAAAAATGAATATAATTGACTATAAGAAAAAGATGTATTCCTTTTTAGGTTATTTTTTGAAAGATGACAATAAGCCAGAATGGATGAAACGACATGTCGGTATTGATGATTGA
- a CDS encoding thioredoxin family protein — protein sequence MKKILILLLTTMPLLAPAQETKINFTDEPSWDKILSMAKSEKKSILLDVYATWCIPCKKMEKEVYTLDSIGEYINRYFISLKIQIDSNKNDNENIKKKYYISKSIKDKFKVTSVPSIIFLDSNGILLHRSLGYMNADQFLSVCRVATNPLTNYAGKRDKFIKNLLSPSELMDYALELNLYHEDSLAQIVTQFYKKNYLNLGNPNDILTPQFPRLLLKYPTLLSSQDKLVRYIYQNPGESDRRVAVKGFSHQLLDYLITRDVVKPKLEGKTRNNRPATKSTWRSIKKEIENTWDIQTADRVIEKNKTIWYTQKKDWKKLIKLKMKTFDDSSFITDSWKAYEVNEFVWNVVFKHSKNVNTLKKASQYMKQITKQYPENHAAIDTYANVLYKLGKKEEALSTEKKALYIAEKSMLNEDANVYKETIKKIELNIPTWQ from the coding sequence ATGAAAAAAATATTAATTCTACTTTTAACAACTATGCCTTTATTGGCTCCAGCACAGGAAACAAAAATAAATTTCACAGATGAACCCAGCTGGGACAAAATCCTAAGCATGGCAAAATCAGAAAAAAAATCGATACTCTTGGATGTGTATGCGACTTGGTGTATTCCATGCAAAAAAATGGAAAAAGAAGTATACACATTGGACTCGATAGGAGAATATATCAATCGGTATTTCATCTCACTAAAAATTCAGATCGACTCAAACAAGAACGATAATGAAAACATAAAAAAAAAGTACTATATATCAAAAAGTATAAAAGACAAATTTAAAGTCACTAGTGTCCCCTCAATCATATTTCTTGATTCAAATGGCATTCTTCTACATAGAAGCTTAGGATACATGAATGCCGATCAGTTTCTCTCAGTCTGTCGAGTGGCAACCAATCCACTGACCAACTATGCAGGCAAAAGGGATAAATTTATAAAGAATCTACTTTCGCCTTCTGAACTTATGGATTATGCCCTTGAGCTCAACCTTTACCACGAAGACTCATTGGCCCAAATAGTAACGCAATTCTACAAGAAAAATTATCTTAACCTCGGTAATCCCAATGATATACTCACACCCCAGTTTCCGAGACTGTTACTAAAGTATCCAACGTTACTATCAAGCCAAGACAAATTAGTAAGATATATATACCAGAATCCGGGAGAATCAGACAGACGAGTCGCTGTAAAAGGTTTTTCGCATCAACTTCTAGATTACTTAATAACTAGAGACGTCGTCAAACCAAAATTAGAGGGAAAAACTAGAAATAATAGACCGGCCACAAAATCTACCTGGCGTTCGATTAAAAAAGAGATCGAAAATACATGGGACATTCAGACTGCTGATAGAGTAATTGAAAAGAATAAAACTATATGGTATACTCAAAAAAAAGATTGGAAAAAACTTATTAAACTAAAAATGAAGACTTTTGACGATAGCAGCTTTATTACCGACTCTTGGAAAGCATACGAAGTGAATGAATTTGTATGGAACGTCGTCTTTAAACACAGTAAAAATGTAAACACGCTAAAAAAAGCATCTCAATACATGAAACAAATCACAAAACAGTATCCGGAAAACCATGCAGCGATTGACACTTATGCAAATGTACTATACAAACTCGGGAAAAAAGAGGAAGCCTTATCGACAGAAAAAAAAGCGCTATATATTGCAGAAAAGAGTATGCTTAATGAAGATGCAAATGTATATAAAGAGACAATAAAAAAAATAGAATTGAATATTCCAACATGGCAATAA
- a CDS encoding RagB/SusD family nutrient uptake outer membrane protein — MKPKSTIYYIAILTIITYTSCKKFLEIPAPVTSINTENVYQYDNTAAAVVTGIYAQMMFNDFNSGGITSISFLQELAADNLVLADINQAEFLNIWRNGLGPDYTSSRSTGNYMTNLYPRIYTINAALDGINKSQSLTMQVKNRLLGELYFLRAFYYFYLVNIFGDIPIVLTTDYTTNSVISRSPSSAVYKQILSDLQSSKSLLDDNYVDGTILTSTTERIRPNRSAALGMLSRVQLYMKNFSEAEAAATEVINKQSTYSLIGLDSVFKKNSKETIWALQPTKTGFNTDEANTFILTSAPGPGSSRIVYASPSLVNSFERDDKRLSKWMGNIASGTQNFPFFAKYKALANSGSITEYCIVLRLSELYLIRSEARMELNNISGSLEDLNIIRSRAGLPTFTTSTKQALRTAIFHERRVELFEEWGHRWFDLTRSGTMDESMQNAEMYKGGVWASYKSFYPIPNSEILRDKNLTQNPGYQN; from the coding sequence ATGAAACCAAAATCCACAATATATTATATCGCTATCTTAACCATTATCACATACACCAGTTGCAAGAAATTTCTGGAAATACCCGCCCCTGTTACAAGCATCAACACCGAGAACGTATATCAATATGACAATACTGCGGCGGCTGTTGTTACTGGAATATATGCGCAGATGATGTTTAATGATTTTAATTCTGGGGGCATTACCTCCATTTCATTTTTACAAGAACTAGCCGCCGACAATCTTGTTTTAGCGGATATCAACCAAGCTGAATTTCTAAATATATGGAGAAATGGCCTGGGACCAGACTATACGAGCTCAAGAAGCACCGGAAACTACATGACCAACCTATACCCTAGGATATATACAATAAATGCAGCTCTTGATGGAATAAATAAAAGTCAGTCATTAACCATGCAGGTAAAAAACAGATTACTTGGCGAGCTATACTTTCTACGCGCCTTCTACTACTTCTATCTCGTAAATATATTTGGTGATATTCCAATAGTATTAACAACAGATTACACGACAAACTCTGTTATTAGCAGATCTCCATCTTCAGCTGTCTATAAACAAATCCTAAGTGACCTACAATCATCGAAATCTCTTTTAGATGACAACTATGTCGATGGAACAATATTAACATCAACAACTGAGAGGATCAGGCCAAATCGCTCTGCTGCACTGGGAATGCTATCAAGAGTCCAACTATATATGAAGAATTTTTCGGAAGCAGAAGCAGCAGCTACTGAGGTTATAAATAAACAAAGCACATATAGTTTAATAGGGCTTGATTCCGTGTTCAAGAAAAACAGCAAGGAGACAATATGGGCTTTACAACCAACCAAAACTGGGTTCAACACAGACGAGGCTAATACTTTTATACTCACAAGCGCTCCAGGACCTGGAAGTTCCAGGATTGTCTACGCTTCACCCTCACTAGTAAACAGCTTCGAAAGGGACGACAAAAGACTTTCAAAATGGATGGGGAACATCGCATCTGGCACACAAAACTTTCCTTTTTTTGCAAAGTATAAGGCGCTTGCAAATAGCGGCAGCATCACAGAATACTGCATAGTTCTACGCCTTTCTGAATTATATCTAATTCGTTCTGAGGCTAGAATGGAACTTAACAATATCAGTGGATCGCTAGAAGACTTAAACATAATTCGCTCTAGGGCCGGCCTTCCGACATTCACTACCTCAACTAAACAGGCGCTCCGGACTGCAATTTTTCATGAACGGAGGGTTGAGCTATTTGAAGAGTGGGGACACAGATGGTTTGACCTAACACGCAGTGGAACCATGGATGAATCGATGCAAAATGCTGAGATGTATAAAGGAGGTGTATGGGCATCATATAAATCATTCTATCCAATACCTAATAGCGAAATACTTCGCGATAAAAACCTGACGCAGAACCCTGGATATCAGAATTAA